The Ictidomys tridecemlineatus isolate mIctTri1 chromosome 6, mIctTri1.hap1, whole genome shotgun sequence genome includes a region encoding these proteins:
- the Sertm1 gene encoding serine-rich and transmembrane domain-containing protein 1 codes for MSEPDSSSGFAGSVENGTFLELFPTSLSTSVDPSSGHLSNVYIYVSIFLSLLAFLLLLLIIALQRLKNIISSSSSYPEYPSDAGSSFTNLEVCSISSQRSTFSNLSS; via the coding sequence ATGTCTGAGCCTGACTCTTCATCTGGATTTGCAGGGAGTGTGGAGAATGGAACTTTCCTTGAGCTGTTTCCCACATCGCTGTCCACATCGGTGGACCCATCCTCAGGCCACCTGTCCAATGTCTACATCTATGTGTCCATATTCCTCAGCCTTTTAGCatttctgcttttgcttttaattattgCCCTCCAGAGGCTCAAAAACATcatctcctccagctcctcctacCCCGAGTACCCAAGTGATGCTGGAAGTTCTTTCACCAACTTAGAAGTCTGTAGCATTTCCTCTCAAAGGTCCACTTTTTCAAACCTTTCATCCTGA